The proteins below are encoded in one region of Apium graveolens cultivar Ventura chromosome 4, ASM990537v1, whole genome shotgun sequence:
- the LOC141718211 gene encoding defective in cullin neddylation protein AAR3 isoform X6 → MDVLRSNQFDIFMIYRRFCDIKAGASEKDDYIWNDESQKIEYSKLALAQLLNSVESQLHPRMSIIDELFKLMTRLDLTVDYSEFSRFYGFVFFICRENGQKSITVSRAVTAWRLVLAGRFRLLNEWCNFVEKNQRHNISEDTWRQVLSFSRCVHENLGGYDPEGAWPVLIDEFVEHMYRLKGSNNIPNFNCSCGDFEAQPTGLKSFPGLKRKTDYFNQQEMEVDNNFASSDICKRRHINIGDKMWSPADNVQLSNADEFMESSIKQSPSSLRGSKSPCAVEGCLAKGFAGLFSTQSRVPFGREPFGRERRVS, encoded by the exons ATGGATGTGTTGCGTTCCAATCAATTCGATATCTTTATGATTTACAGGCGATTTTGCG ATATAAAAGCAGGAGCGTCTGAAAAGGATGATTATATATGGAATGATGAATCGCAAAAAATTGAATACTCAAAGCTGGCATTGGCTCAGCTTTTAAACTCAGTAGAGTCACAATTGCATCCAAG GATGTCTATAATTGACGAGCTTTTCAAACTCATGACTAGGCTTGACTTGACG GTGGACTATTCGGAATTCTCACGGTTCTATGGTTTTGTGTTCTTCATTTGCCGGGAAAATGGTCAAAAGAGTATCA CTGTAAGCAGGGCAGTTACGGCTTGGAGATTGGTCCTAGCTGGAAGATTTCGACTACTTAACGAATGGTGTAACTTTGTTGAG AAAAATCAGCGTCACAACATCTCGGAGGATACCTGGCGGCAAGTATTATCTTTTAGCCGATGTGTACATGAAAATCTTGGAGGATATGATCCTGAAG GAGCTTGGCCTGTATTAATTGACGAGTTTGTTGAGCATATGTACAG GTTGAAGGGATCAAACAATATCCCAAATTTTAACTGTAGCTGTGGCGATTTCGAAGCCCAACCAA CAGGTCTGAAAAGCTTTCCTGGTTTAAAGAGGAAAACGGATTACTTTAACCAGCAAGAAATGGAAGTTGATAACAATTTTGCAAGTTCAGATATCTGCAAGAGAAGGCATATTAACATTGGCGACAAAATGTGGAGCCCAGCAGATAATGTGCAGCTTTCTAACGCAGATGAATTCATGGAAAGCAGCATTAAACAAAGTCCTAGTTCGCTGCGGGGCTCCAAATCTCCATGTGCTGTTGAAGGCTGTCTTGCCAAGGGTTTTGCAGGGCTCTTCTCCACCCAGTCTCGTGTGCCGTTTGGTCGGGAACCGTTTGGTCGGGAAAGAAGAGTTTCATGA
- the LOC141718211 gene encoding defective in cullin neddylation protein AAR3 isoform X5, with the protein MDVLRSNQFDIFMIYRRFCDIKAGASEKDDYIWNDESQKIEYSKLALAQLLNSVESQLHPRMSIIDELFKLMTRLDLTVDYSEFSRFYGFVFFICRENGQKSITVSRAVTAWRLVLAGRFRLLNEWCNFVEKNQRHNISEDTWRQVLSFSRCVHENLGGYDPEGTCVAFKLHLGAWPVLIDEFVEHMYRLKGSNNIPNFNCSCGDFEAQPSLKSFPGLKRKTDYFNQQEMEVDNNFASSDICKRRHINIGDKMWSPADNVQLSNADEFMESSIKQSPSSLRGSKSPCAVEGCLAKGFAGLFSTQSRVPFGREPFGRERRVS; encoded by the exons ATGGATGTGTTGCGTTCCAATCAATTCGATATCTTTATGATTTACAGGCGATTTTGCG ATATAAAAGCAGGAGCGTCTGAAAAGGATGATTATATATGGAATGATGAATCGCAAAAAATTGAATACTCAAAGCTGGCATTGGCTCAGCTTTTAAACTCAGTAGAGTCACAATTGCATCCAAG GATGTCTATAATTGACGAGCTTTTCAAACTCATGACTAGGCTTGACTTGACG GTGGACTATTCGGAATTCTCACGGTTCTATGGTTTTGTGTTCTTCATTTGCCGGGAAAATGGTCAAAAGAGTATCA CTGTAAGCAGGGCAGTTACGGCTTGGAGATTGGTCCTAGCTGGAAGATTTCGACTACTTAACGAATGGTGTAACTTTGTTGAG AAAAATCAGCGTCACAACATCTCGGAGGATACCTGGCGGCAAGTATTATCTTTTAGCCGATGTGTACATGAAAATCTTGGAGGATATGATCCTGAAGGTACTTGCGTGGCCTTTAAGCTACACTTAG GAGCTTGGCCTGTATTAATTGACGAGTTTGTTGAGCATATGTACAG GTTGAAGGGATCAAACAATATCCCAAATTTTAACTGTAGCTGTGGCGATTTCGAAGCCCAACCAA GTCTGAAAAGCTTTCCTGGTTTAAAGAGGAAAACGGATTACTTTAACCAGCAAGAAATGGAAGTTGATAACAATTTTGCAAGTTCAGATATCTGCAAGAGAAGGCATATTAACATTGGCGACAAAATGTGGAGCCCAGCAGATAATGTGCAGCTTTCTAACGCAGATGAATTCATGGAAAGCAGCATTAAACAAAGTCCTAGTTCGCTGCGGGGCTCCAAATCTCCATGTGCTGTTGAAGGCTGTCTTGCCAAGGGTTTTGCAGGGCTCTTCTCCACCCAGTCTCGTGTGCCGTTTGGTCGGGAACCGTTTGGTCGGGAAAGAAGAGTTTCATGA
- the LOC141718211 gene encoding defective in cullin neddylation protein AAR3 isoform X4, with protein sequence MDVLRSNQFDIFMIYRRFCDIKAGASEKDDYIWNDESQKIEYSKLALAQLLNSVESQLHPRMSIIDELFKLMTRLDLTVDYSEFSRFYGFVFFICRENGQKSITVSRAVTAWRLVLAGRFRLLNEWCNFVEKNQRHNISEDTWRQVLSFSRCVHENLGGYDPEGTCVAFKLHLGAWPVLIDEFVEHMYRLKGSNNIPNFNCSCGDFEAQPTGLKSFPGLKRKTDYFNQQEMEVDNNFASSDICKRRHINIGDKMWSPADNVQLSNADEFMESSIKQSPSSLRGSKSPCAVEGCLAKGFAGLFSTQSRVPFGREPFGRERRVS encoded by the exons ATGGATGTGTTGCGTTCCAATCAATTCGATATCTTTATGATTTACAGGCGATTTTGCG ATATAAAAGCAGGAGCGTCTGAAAAGGATGATTATATATGGAATGATGAATCGCAAAAAATTGAATACTCAAAGCTGGCATTGGCTCAGCTTTTAAACTCAGTAGAGTCACAATTGCATCCAAG GATGTCTATAATTGACGAGCTTTTCAAACTCATGACTAGGCTTGACTTGACG GTGGACTATTCGGAATTCTCACGGTTCTATGGTTTTGTGTTCTTCATTTGCCGGGAAAATGGTCAAAAGAGTATCA CTGTAAGCAGGGCAGTTACGGCTTGGAGATTGGTCCTAGCTGGAAGATTTCGACTACTTAACGAATGGTGTAACTTTGTTGAG AAAAATCAGCGTCACAACATCTCGGAGGATACCTGGCGGCAAGTATTATCTTTTAGCCGATGTGTACATGAAAATCTTGGAGGATATGATCCTGAAGGTACTTGCGTGGCCTTTAAGCTACACTTAG GAGCTTGGCCTGTATTAATTGACGAGTTTGTTGAGCATATGTACAG GTTGAAGGGATCAAACAATATCCCAAATTTTAACTGTAGCTGTGGCGATTTCGAAGCCCAACCAA CAGGTCTGAAAAGCTTTCCTGGTTTAAAGAGGAAAACGGATTACTTTAACCAGCAAGAAATGGAAGTTGATAACAATTTTGCAAGTTCAGATATCTGCAAGAGAAGGCATATTAACATTGGCGACAAAATGTGGAGCCCAGCAGATAATGTGCAGCTTTCTAACGCAGATGAATTCATGGAAAGCAGCATTAAACAAAGTCCTAGTTCGCTGCGGGGCTCCAAATCTCCATGTGCTGTTGAAGGCTGTCTTGCCAAGGGTTTTGCAGGGCTCTTCTCCACCCAGTCTCGTGTGCCGTTTGGTCGGGAACCGTTTGGTCGGGAAAGAAGAGTTTCATGA
- the LOC141718211 gene encoding defective in cullin neddylation protein AAR3 isoform X2, which yields MDVLRSNQFDIFMIYRRFCDIKAGASEKDDYIWNDESQKIEYSKLALAQLLNSVESQLHPRMSIIDELFKLMTRLDLTVDYSEFSRFYGFVFFICRENGQKSITVSRAVTAWRLVLAGRFRLLNEWCNFVEKNQRHNISEDTWRQVLSFSRCVHENLGGYDPEGTCVAFKLHLGAWPVLIDEFVEHMYSSSPVSINNGKIDFRKVDVFHSSRLKGSNNIPNFNCSCGDFEAQPSLKSFPGLKRKTDYFNQQEMEVDNNFASSDICKRRHINIGDKMWSPADNVQLSNADEFMESSIKQSPSSLRGSKSPCAVEGCLAKGFAGLFSTQSRVPFGREPFGRERRVS from the exons ATGGATGTGTTGCGTTCCAATCAATTCGATATCTTTATGATTTACAGGCGATTTTGCG ATATAAAAGCAGGAGCGTCTGAAAAGGATGATTATATATGGAATGATGAATCGCAAAAAATTGAATACTCAAAGCTGGCATTGGCTCAGCTTTTAAACTCAGTAGAGTCACAATTGCATCCAAG GATGTCTATAATTGACGAGCTTTTCAAACTCATGACTAGGCTTGACTTGACG GTGGACTATTCGGAATTCTCACGGTTCTATGGTTTTGTGTTCTTCATTTGCCGGGAAAATGGTCAAAAGAGTATCA CTGTAAGCAGGGCAGTTACGGCTTGGAGATTGGTCCTAGCTGGAAGATTTCGACTACTTAACGAATGGTGTAACTTTGTTGAG AAAAATCAGCGTCACAACATCTCGGAGGATACCTGGCGGCAAGTATTATCTTTTAGCCGATGTGTACATGAAAATCTTGGAGGATATGATCCTGAAGGTACTTGCGTGGCCTTTAAGCTACACTTAG GAGCTTGGCCTGTATTAATTGACGAGTTTGTTGAGCATATGTACAG TTCATCTCCAGTGAGCATCAACAATGGAAAGATAGACTTCCGCAAGGTTGACGTGTTCCACTCTTCACG GTTGAAGGGATCAAACAATATCCCAAATTTTAACTGTAGCTGTGGCGATTTCGAAGCCCAACCAA GTCTGAAAAGCTTTCCTGGTTTAAAGAGGAAAACGGATTACTTTAACCAGCAAGAAATGGAAGTTGATAACAATTTTGCAAGTTCAGATATCTGCAAGAGAAGGCATATTAACATTGGCGACAAAATGTGGAGCCCAGCAGATAATGTGCAGCTTTCTAACGCAGATGAATTCATGGAAAGCAGCATTAAACAAAGTCCTAGTTCGCTGCGGGGCTCCAAATCTCCATGTGCTGTTGAAGGCTGTCTTGCCAAGGGTTTTGCAGGGCTCTTCTCCACCCAGTCTCGTGTGCCGTTTGGTCGGGAACCGTTTGGTCGGGAAAGAAGAGTTTCATGA
- the LOC141718211 gene encoding defective in cullin neddylation protein AAR3 isoform X1 — protein sequence MDVLRSNQFDIFMIYRRFCDIKAGASEKDDYIWNDESQKIEYSKLALAQLLNSVESQLHPRMSIIDELFKLMTRLDLTVDYSEFSRFYGFVFFICRENGQKSITVSRAVTAWRLVLAGRFRLLNEWCNFVEKNQRHNISEDTWRQVLSFSRCVHENLGGYDPEGTCVAFKLHLGAWPVLIDEFVEHMYSSSPVSINNGKIDFRKVDVFHSSRLKGSNNIPNFNCSCGDFEAQPTGLKSFPGLKRKTDYFNQQEMEVDNNFASSDICKRRHINIGDKMWSPADNVQLSNADEFMESSIKQSPSSLRGSKSPCAVEGCLAKGFAGLFSTQSRVPFGREPFGRERRVS from the exons ATGGATGTGTTGCGTTCCAATCAATTCGATATCTTTATGATTTACAGGCGATTTTGCG ATATAAAAGCAGGAGCGTCTGAAAAGGATGATTATATATGGAATGATGAATCGCAAAAAATTGAATACTCAAAGCTGGCATTGGCTCAGCTTTTAAACTCAGTAGAGTCACAATTGCATCCAAG GATGTCTATAATTGACGAGCTTTTCAAACTCATGACTAGGCTTGACTTGACG GTGGACTATTCGGAATTCTCACGGTTCTATGGTTTTGTGTTCTTCATTTGCCGGGAAAATGGTCAAAAGAGTATCA CTGTAAGCAGGGCAGTTACGGCTTGGAGATTGGTCCTAGCTGGAAGATTTCGACTACTTAACGAATGGTGTAACTTTGTTGAG AAAAATCAGCGTCACAACATCTCGGAGGATACCTGGCGGCAAGTATTATCTTTTAGCCGATGTGTACATGAAAATCTTGGAGGATATGATCCTGAAGGTACTTGCGTGGCCTTTAAGCTACACTTAG GAGCTTGGCCTGTATTAATTGACGAGTTTGTTGAGCATATGTACAG TTCATCTCCAGTGAGCATCAACAATGGAAAGATAGACTTCCGCAAGGTTGACGTGTTCCACTCTTCACG GTTGAAGGGATCAAACAATATCCCAAATTTTAACTGTAGCTGTGGCGATTTCGAAGCCCAACCAA CAGGTCTGAAAAGCTTTCCTGGTTTAAAGAGGAAAACGGATTACTTTAACCAGCAAGAAATGGAAGTTGATAACAATTTTGCAAGTTCAGATATCTGCAAGAGAAGGCATATTAACATTGGCGACAAAATGTGGAGCCCAGCAGATAATGTGCAGCTTTCTAACGCAGATGAATTCATGGAAAGCAGCATTAAACAAAGTCCTAGTTCGCTGCGGGGCTCCAAATCTCCATGTGCTGTTGAAGGCTGTCTTGCCAAGGGTTTTGCAGGGCTCTTCTCCACCCAGTCTCGTGTGCCGTTTGGTCGGGAACCGTTTGGTCGGGAAAGAAGAGTTTCATGA
- the LOC141718211 gene encoding defective in cullin neddylation protein AAR3 isoform X7 → MDVLRSNQFDIFMIYRRFCDIKAGASEKDDYIWNDESQKIEYSKLALAQLLNSVESQLHPRMSIIDELFKLMTRLDLTVDYSEFSRFYGFVFFICRENGQKSITVSRAVTAWRLVLAGRFRLLNEWCNFVEKNQRHNISEDTWRQVLSFSRCVHENLGGYDPEGAWPVLIDEFVEHMYRLKGSNNIPNFNCSCGDFEAQPSLKSFPGLKRKTDYFNQQEMEVDNNFASSDICKRRHINIGDKMWSPADNVQLSNADEFMESSIKQSPSSLRGSKSPCAVEGCLAKGFAGLFSTQSRVPFGREPFGRERRVS, encoded by the exons ATGGATGTGTTGCGTTCCAATCAATTCGATATCTTTATGATTTACAGGCGATTTTGCG ATATAAAAGCAGGAGCGTCTGAAAAGGATGATTATATATGGAATGATGAATCGCAAAAAATTGAATACTCAAAGCTGGCATTGGCTCAGCTTTTAAACTCAGTAGAGTCACAATTGCATCCAAG GATGTCTATAATTGACGAGCTTTTCAAACTCATGACTAGGCTTGACTTGACG GTGGACTATTCGGAATTCTCACGGTTCTATGGTTTTGTGTTCTTCATTTGCCGGGAAAATGGTCAAAAGAGTATCA CTGTAAGCAGGGCAGTTACGGCTTGGAGATTGGTCCTAGCTGGAAGATTTCGACTACTTAACGAATGGTGTAACTTTGTTGAG AAAAATCAGCGTCACAACATCTCGGAGGATACCTGGCGGCAAGTATTATCTTTTAGCCGATGTGTACATGAAAATCTTGGAGGATATGATCCTGAAG GAGCTTGGCCTGTATTAATTGACGAGTTTGTTGAGCATATGTACAG GTTGAAGGGATCAAACAATATCCCAAATTTTAACTGTAGCTGTGGCGATTTCGAAGCCCAACCAA GTCTGAAAAGCTTTCCTGGTTTAAAGAGGAAAACGGATTACTTTAACCAGCAAGAAATGGAAGTTGATAACAATTTTGCAAGTTCAGATATCTGCAAGAGAAGGCATATTAACATTGGCGACAAAATGTGGAGCCCAGCAGATAATGTGCAGCTTTCTAACGCAGATGAATTCATGGAAAGCAGCATTAAACAAAGTCCTAGTTCGCTGCGGGGCTCCAAATCTCCATGTGCTGTTGAAGGCTGTCTTGCCAAGGGTTTTGCAGGGCTCTTCTCCACCCAGTCTCGTGTGCCGTTTGGTCGGGAACCGTTTGGTCGGGAAAGAAGAGTTTCATGA
- the LOC141718211 gene encoding defective in cullin neddylation protein AAR3 isoform X3: MDVLRSNQFDIFMIYRRFCDIKAGASEKDDYIWNDESQKIEYSKLALAQLLNSVESQLHPRMSIIDELFKLMTRLDLTVDYSEFSRFYGFVFFICRENGQKSITVSRAVTAWRLVLAGRFRLLNEWCNFVEKNQRHNISEDTWRQVLSFSRCVHENLGGYDPEGAWPVLIDEFVEHMYSSSPVSINNGKIDFRKVDVFHSSRLKGSNNIPNFNCSCGDFEAQPTGLKSFPGLKRKTDYFNQQEMEVDNNFASSDICKRRHINIGDKMWSPADNVQLSNADEFMESSIKQSPSSLRGSKSPCAVEGCLAKGFAGLFSTQSRVPFGREPFGRERRVS, from the exons ATGGATGTGTTGCGTTCCAATCAATTCGATATCTTTATGATTTACAGGCGATTTTGCG ATATAAAAGCAGGAGCGTCTGAAAAGGATGATTATATATGGAATGATGAATCGCAAAAAATTGAATACTCAAAGCTGGCATTGGCTCAGCTTTTAAACTCAGTAGAGTCACAATTGCATCCAAG GATGTCTATAATTGACGAGCTTTTCAAACTCATGACTAGGCTTGACTTGACG GTGGACTATTCGGAATTCTCACGGTTCTATGGTTTTGTGTTCTTCATTTGCCGGGAAAATGGTCAAAAGAGTATCA CTGTAAGCAGGGCAGTTACGGCTTGGAGATTGGTCCTAGCTGGAAGATTTCGACTACTTAACGAATGGTGTAACTTTGTTGAG AAAAATCAGCGTCACAACATCTCGGAGGATACCTGGCGGCAAGTATTATCTTTTAGCCGATGTGTACATGAAAATCTTGGAGGATATGATCCTGAAG GAGCTTGGCCTGTATTAATTGACGAGTTTGTTGAGCATATGTACAG TTCATCTCCAGTGAGCATCAACAATGGAAAGATAGACTTCCGCAAGGTTGACGTGTTCCACTCTTCACG GTTGAAGGGATCAAACAATATCCCAAATTTTAACTGTAGCTGTGGCGATTTCGAAGCCCAACCAA CAGGTCTGAAAAGCTTTCCTGGTTTAAAGAGGAAAACGGATTACTTTAACCAGCAAGAAATGGAAGTTGATAACAATTTTGCAAGTTCAGATATCTGCAAGAGAAGGCATATTAACATTGGCGACAAAATGTGGAGCCCAGCAGATAATGTGCAGCTTTCTAACGCAGATGAATTCATGGAAAGCAGCATTAAACAAAGTCCTAGTTCGCTGCGGGGCTCCAAATCTCCATGTGCTGTTGAAGGCTGTCTTGCCAAGGGTTTTGCAGGGCTCTTCTCCACCCAGTCTCGTGTGCCGTTTGGTCGGGAACCGTTTGGTCGGGAAAGAAGAGTTTCATGA